One Peterkaempfera bronchialis DNA window includes the following coding sequences:
- a CDS encoding PP2C family protein-serine/threonine phosphatase, with protein MAQNEEPPEPLPGTPELYPPLDPHLLEIAEQLQELARAQGRLQSLLAAMLSISRDLDLQMVLRRIVTAAMELSGARYGALGVLDETGEKLVEFIPLGLSEQQRAELAGVDLPHGRGLLGHLIRHPEPLRVDDIAHHPESVGFPVGHPPMHTLLGIAISVHHRVYGNLYLSDRRDGQPFDGQDEAVVAALAGAAGVAIENARLFEQARARAEQFQRLLLPRLPDLRPFTAAAAYRPATRPNHLGGDWYDALLLPDGACAAIIGDVVGHDLEAAAAMSQTRNMLRALLYDRGAPPSAVLAQLDRTLHSITEDPVTTACLARIEPDGPASWALRWSVAGHLPPLLLTSDGHARYLFADPDVPLGVDTARPRHDHTHPIPAGATVILFTDGLVEHHDRAIDAGLCTLASLAAAHADQPLDRLCEALADQHPSDGHDDLAILALRTPGPG; from the coding sequence ATGGCCCAGAACGAGGAGCCGCCGGAGCCGCTACCGGGCACGCCGGAGCTGTACCCGCCCCTGGACCCGCATCTGCTGGAGATCGCCGAGCAGCTCCAGGAGCTGGCGCGCGCCCAGGGCAGGTTGCAGTCCCTGCTGGCCGCGATGCTCTCCATCAGCCGCGACCTGGACCTCCAGATGGTGCTGCGGCGGATCGTCACGGCGGCGATGGAGCTGAGCGGAGCCCGCTACGGCGCCCTCGGCGTGCTGGACGAGACCGGCGAGAAGCTGGTCGAGTTCATCCCGCTGGGCCTGAGCGAGCAGCAGCGGGCAGAGCTGGCCGGGGTCGACCTGCCGCACGGGCGCGGTCTGCTGGGACATCTGATCCGCCACCCCGAGCCGCTGCGGGTCGACGACATCGCCCACCACCCGGAGTCGGTCGGCTTCCCCGTGGGCCACCCGCCCATGCACACGCTGCTGGGCATCGCCATCAGCGTCCACCACCGCGTCTATGGAAACCTCTATCTGTCCGACCGGCGCGACGGCCAGCCCTTCGACGGCCAGGACGAGGCCGTGGTCGCGGCGCTGGCCGGCGCCGCCGGCGTCGCCATCGAGAACGCCCGGCTCTTCGAGCAGGCCCGGGCCAGAGCCGAGCAGTTCCAGCGGCTGCTCCTGCCCAGGCTGCCCGACCTGCGGCCCTTCACCGCCGCTGCCGCCTACCGGCCCGCCACCAGGCCCAACCACCTCGGCGGCGACTGGTACGACGCCCTGCTGCTGCCCGACGGAGCCTGCGCGGCGATCATCGGCGATGTCGTCGGCCATGACCTGGAGGCCGCCGCCGCCATGTCGCAGACGCGCAATATGCTGCGCGCGCTGCTCTACGACCGGGGCGCACCGCCCAGTGCGGTCCTCGCCCAGCTCGACCGCACCCTGCACTCCATCACCGAGGACCCGGTCACCACCGCCTGCCTGGCCCGCATCGAACCCGACGGACCGGCCTCCTGGGCGCTGCGCTGGAGCGTCGCCGGGCACCTCCCGCCGCTGCTGCTCACCTCCGACGGGCATGCCCGCTACCTCTTCGCCGATCCGGACGTCCCCCTGGGGGTGGACACCGCACGGCCCCGCCATGACCACACCCACCCGATCCCCGCCGGGGCCACCGTCATCCTCTTCACCGACGGCCTGGTCGAACACCATGACCGCGCCATCGACGCCGGTCTGTGCACCCTTGCCTCCCTGGCCGCCGCCCACGCCGACCAGCCTCTCGACCGCCTCTGCGAGGCGCTCGCCGACCAGCACCCCAGCGACGGCCATGACGACCTGGCCATCCTCGCCCTGCGCACCCCCGGACCCGGGTGA
- a CDS encoding chitinase, producing MNRTRVALGIGVASLAAATVTALPAHAADPTGQITGYGAKCVDVAAGSSANGTAVQLYDCNGTTAQQWTVGSDGTLKALGKCLDVTAAGTANGTKVQLYDCNGTAAQKWTASGGQLVNTGSGRCLDATGPSSDNGTRLQIWDCTGGSNQKWTLPTGGGTTPPPAGAMAVAPYLYNGWGNPPDPTTIMSATGVKWFTLAFVLSNGSCNPQWDGGRPLTGGVDQTTINRIRSAGGDVIPSFGGYSGNKLESSCTSAAALAGAYQKVISAYGLKAIDIDIEADAYSNATVQQRTVDALKTIKANNPGITVYVTFGTNQSGPDSSLVKKAAAAGLTVDSWTIMPFDFGGAGKNMGTLTQQAAEGLKNVLKSAYGYTDDQAYRHSGISSMNGITDDKETVTVADFRTITGYAQQHHLARLTFWSTNRDRPCAAGYPNDDTCSGVSQQAWDFTRALTAYTG from the coding sequence ATGAATCGGACCCGAGTAGCCCTGGGCATCGGGGTGGCCTCCCTGGCTGCTGCCACGGTGACGGCGCTGCCCGCACATGCCGCCGACCCCACCGGCCAGATCACCGGGTACGGCGCCAAGTGCGTGGATGTGGCCGCCGGGAGCAGCGCCAATGGCACGGCGGTGCAGCTCTACGACTGCAATGGCACCACCGCGCAGCAGTGGACGGTCGGCTCCGACGGCACCCTGAAGGCGCTGGGCAAGTGCCTGGATGTCACCGCCGCCGGTACCGCCAATGGCACCAAGGTGCAGCTGTACGACTGCAATGGCACCGCCGCGCAGAAGTGGACCGCGAGCGGCGGACAGCTGGTGAACACCGGCTCGGGCCGCTGTCTGGACGCCACCGGGCCCAGCTCGGACAACGGCACCCGGTTGCAGATCTGGGACTGCACCGGCGGCTCCAACCAGAAGTGGACCCTGCCCACCGGCGGCGGCACCACCCCGCCACCGGCCGGCGCCATGGCGGTCGCGCCCTATCTGTACAACGGCTGGGGCAACCCGCCCGACCCGACCACCATCATGTCCGCGACGGGCGTCAAGTGGTTCACCCTCGCCTTCGTCCTCAGCAACGGCTCCTGCAACCCGCAGTGGGACGGCGGCCGACCGCTGACCGGCGGCGTCGACCAGACCACCATCAACAGGATCCGCAGCGCGGGCGGTGACGTCATCCCGTCCTTCGGCGGCTACAGCGGCAACAAGCTGGAGTCCTCCTGCACCAGCGCCGCCGCGCTGGCGGGCGCCTACCAGAAGGTCATCAGCGCCTACGGCCTGAAGGCGATCGACATCGACATCGAGGCCGACGCCTACAGCAACGCGACCGTGCAGCAGCGCACCGTCGACGCGCTGAAGACCATCAAGGCGAACAACCCCGGCATCACCGTCTACGTCACCTTCGGCACCAACCAGTCCGGCCCCGACAGCAGCCTGGTCAAGAAGGCCGCCGCCGCCGGTCTCACCGTCGACAGCTGGACGATCATGCCGTTCGACTTCGGCGGCGCCGGCAAGAACATGGGCACCCTCACCCAGCAGGCCGCGGAAGGTCTGAAGAACGTCCTCAAGAGCGCCTACGGCTACACCGACGACCAGGCGTACCGGCACAGCGGCATCTCCTCGATGAACGGGATCACCGACGACAAGGAGACCGTCACCGTCGCCGACTTCCGCACCATCACCGGCTACGCCCAGCAGCACCACCTGGCCCGGCTGACCTTCTGGTCGACCAACCGGGACCGCCCGTGCGCCGCCGGCTACCCGAACGACGACACCTGCTCGGGCGTCTCCCAGCAGGCGTGGGACTTCACCCGGGCACTCACCGCCTACACCGGCTGA